The Crocosphaera subtropica ATCC 51142 genome includes a window with the following:
- a CDS encoding PD-(D/E)XK nuclease family protein: MNNIDGSHNQSLIRLSQAQLNLLELCPPQFQRVYLEQLGSPMSPERQEHLLWGNQFHQLMQQHFLGLSIDSILDIDQELKKIVQALLKVVKEQHNLNSDPWTEAEHYLALEKDNYLLTAIYDLLIINENKAQILDWKTYLKPQNKQKLEKNWQTKLYLYLLAETSDYLPEQISMTYWFVKIPHHPQYLRFEYNQELHDRNTVELESLLTNLDKYLLNYSQNNVDFPHRRNCESNCPYYQLFFPEKATFNHRENEKSNLLSIIDDIEEVSI; encoded by the coding sequence ATGAATAATATTGATGGTTCTCATAATCAATCGTTAATTCGTCTCTCTCAAGCCCAATTAAATCTTTTAGAACTGTGTCCCCCTCAATTTCAACGAGTTTATTTAGAACAGTTAGGTTCACCTATGAGTCCAGAAAGACAAGAGCATTTACTCTGGGGAAATCAATTTCATCAATTAATGCAGCAACATTTTTTAGGGTTATCTATCGATTCAATTTTAGATATCGATCAAGAGTTAAAAAAGATAGTTCAGGCTTTATTAAAGGTTGTGAAGGAACAACATAATCTTAATTCAGATCCTTGGACAGAGGCAGAACATTATCTAGCTTTAGAAAAAGACAATTATTTATTGACGGCTATTTATGATTTGTTGATTATTAATGAAAATAAAGCGCAGATTTTAGACTGGAAAACTTATTTAAAACCTCAAAATAAGCAAAAATTAGAAAAGAACTGGCAAACTAAATTGTATTTATATTTGTTAGCAGAAACCTCTGATTATTTACCTGAACAAATTTCTATGACGTATTGGTTTGTTAAAATTCCTCATCACCCTCAATATCTAAGATTTGAATATAACCAGGAGTTACATGATAGAAATACGGTGGAATTAGAATCTTTATTAACCAATCTGGATAAATATTTATTAAATTATAGTCAGAATAATGTTGATTTTCCTCATCGAAGGAATTGTGAAAGTAATTGTCCCTATTATCAATTATTTTTTCCAGAAAAAGCTACATTCAATCATAGAGAAAATGAAAAGAGCAATTTATTATCAATAATAGACGATATTGAAGAAGTTAGTATTTAA
- the fabD gene encoding ACP S-malonyltransferase, producing the protein MKTAWVFPGQGSQAVGMGVDLATTPIGKDRFEEAKDILGWSVLDRCQGDETELAKTLYTQPCLYVVESILIDLLKDKGQKVDLVAGHSLGEYSALYAAEVFDFATGLRLVKRRSELMSESAGGKMVALMKFDRCQLEEAIAAIPDVVLANDNSDQQVVISGSPEAVDQLCSQVKTKRAIELKVSGAFHSPMMAQAAVKFKELLEEADFSEAKVPVLSNVDPTPSTSATVLKDRLTQQMTGSVRWREIMLALPQQEITQVLEVGPGKVLAGLIKRACPNVEVSNVGSLNDF; encoded by the coding sequence ATGAAAACAGCGTGGGTATTTCCAGGACAAGGATCACAAGCAGTGGGGATGGGAGTCGATTTAGCAACAACCCCCATTGGCAAAGATCGCTTTGAGGAAGCAAAAGATATATTAGGCTGGTCAGTATTAGATAGATGTCAAGGGGATGAAACCGAGTTAGCCAAGACTTTATACACTCAACCTTGTTTGTATGTGGTAGAAAGTATTTTAATCGACTTATTAAAAGATAAAGGCCAAAAGGTGGATTTAGTGGCAGGCCATAGTTTAGGAGAATATTCTGCTTTATATGCAGCAGAAGTGTTTGATTTTGCCACAGGTTTAAGGTTGGTCAAACGTCGGTCTGAGTTGATGAGCGAGTCTGCCGGAGGTAAGATGGTAGCCTTGATGAAGTTTGATCGATGTCAATTAGAAGAGGCGATCGCAGCTATTCCTGATGTGGTTTTGGCCAATGACAATAGTGATCAACAAGTGGTTATTTCTGGAAGCCCTGAAGCCGTTGATCAACTGTGTTCTCAAGTGAAGACAAAACGGGCCATTGAGTTAAAAGTATCCGGGGCGTTTCATTCTCCGATGATGGCCCAAGCAGCCGTAAAATTTAAAGAATTATTAGAAGAGGCGGATTTTTCTGAGGCAAAAGTACCTGTACTATCTAATGTTGATCCTACTCCCAGTACCTCAGCAACCGTCCTAAAAGACCGTTTAACCCAACAAATGACGGGATCGGTGCGTTGGCGTGAAATTATGTTAGCCTTGCCTCAACAGGAGATTACTCAAGTGTTAGAAGTGGGACCGGGTAAAGTGTTAGCTGGCTTGATTAAGCGTGCTTGTCCTAATGTAGAAGTTAGCAATGTCGGAAGTCTTAATGATTTTTAG
- a CDS encoding beta-ketoacyl-ACP synthase III, translating into MKAIGVSIIGCGSAAPKQVMTNDDLSRLVETSDEWIRTRTGIRKRHLATTNSSLSDLSAQAATEAIAMAGLVPGDIDLIILATSTADDLFGSAAKIQHILEANNAVAFDLTAACSGFVFGLITAAQYIRTGVYQNVLVIGADILSRWVDWSDRTTCVLFGDGAGAVVCQGITDHDNLLGFAMYSDGKQHDALNLGYHGNDKELKEGIAINQGTYQPITMKGRDVYRFAVEKVPEVIEKALFNAHLTTDDIDWLILHQANQRIIDAVAKRLKIPSQKVIANLDEYGNTSAASIPLALDEAVGQGKIKSGDIVATSGFGAGLTWGAAIFRWGI; encoded by the coding sequence TTGAAAGCAATCGGGGTAAGCATAATAGGTTGTGGTTCGGCCGCACCAAAACAGGTGATGACCAATGATGATTTAAGTCGTTTGGTCGAAACATCCGATGAATGGATTCGCACCAGAACAGGAATCCGTAAGCGACATTTAGCTACAACCAACTCATCCTTGAGTGATCTCTCTGCTCAAGCAGCAACCGAAGCGATCGCCATGGCAGGACTGGTCCCTGGAGATATAGATTTGATTATTTTAGCCACATCTACCGCTGATGATCTGTTTGGTAGTGCCGCCAAGATACAACATATTTTAGAAGCCAATAATGCAGTAGCCTTTGATTTAACGGCCGCTTGTTCAGGTTTTGTCTTTGGATTAATCACCGCAGCCCAGTATATTCGTACGGGAGTCTACCAAAATGTCTTAGTCATCGGCGCTGATATTCTTTCCCGTTGGGTTGACTGGTCAGATCGGACCACCTGTGTTTTGTTTGGAGATGGTGCCGGAGCAGTGGTCTGTCAAGGAATCACAGATCATGATAATTTGTTAGGTTTTGCCATGTACAGTGACGGCAAACAACACGATGCCTTAAATCTTGGCTATCATGGCAACGACAAAGAGTTAAAAGAGGGCATAGCCATCAATCAAGGCACTTATCAGCCCATTACTATGAAAGGACGAGATGTTTATCGTTTTGCCGTAGAAAAAGTGCCAGAAGTGATAGAAAAAGCACTGTTTAACGCTCACTTAACCACCGATGACATTGACTGGTTAATTCTACATCAAGCCAATCAAAGAATTATCGATGCAGTGGCCAAGCGTTTAAAAATTCCCTCGCAAAAAGTGATTGCTAATTTAGATGAGTATGGTAATACATCGGCTGCGTCGATTCCTTTGGCTTTAGATGAAGCAGTGGGACAAGGAAAAATAAAATCAGGGGATATTGTTGCAACGTCAGGGTTTGGTGCAGGTTTAACTTGGGGCGCAGCCATTTTCCGTTGGGGTATTTAA
- the plsX gene encoding phosphate acyltransferase PlsX — translation MAGNRARIAVDAMGGDHAPNEIVAGAIRASEELDVDILLVGDRPSIEASLQHHHPSPNIEIVDAEGAIEMHEGISELRRKPKASINVSMDLVKKNRADAVVSAGHSGAAMGAATLRLGRLKGIDRPAIGTVFPTLLAGKSVIILDVGANVDCRPKYLEQFALMGTIYSQYVMGVEQPKVGLLNIGEESSKGNDLALATYQLLENNKTIPFIGNAEGRDVLSGRFDVIVCDGFVGNVLLKFAEAVGEIVLQIMREELPQGWRGILGTAILKPNLKKLKQRIDHAEHGGALLLGVAGVCIISHGSSYGPSIFNAIRLAKEAIDHQVLDRIKASQENPTPDSVQASVEK, via the coding sequence ATGGCAGGAAATCGCGCAAGAATTGCAGTGGACGCTATGGGGGGAGATCATGCCCCCAACGAAATCGTCGCAGGGGCGATCCGAGCGTCAGAAGAGTTAGATGTGGACATTTTATTGGTGGGCGATCGCCCGTCAATCGAAGCATCCCTCCAACATCATCACCCGTCCCCTAATATAGAGATCGTAGACGCAGAAGGGGCAATAGAAATGCACGAAGGCATTAGTGAACTTCGACGCAAACCCAAAGCCTCGATTAATGTGTCTATGGATTTAGTTAAGAAAAATCGGGCAGATGCGGTGGTATCGGCCGGTCACTCTGGGGCTGCGATGGGAGCAGCAACCCTGAGATTAGGTCGTCTCAAAGGCATTGATCGTCCTGCGATTGGCACCGTATTTCCGACCCTATTAGCAGGAAAATCCGTGATTATTTTAGACGTGGGAGCGAATGTGGATTGTCGCCCCAAATATCTAGAACAATTTGCCCTGATGGGAACCATTTACAGTCAATATGTGATGGGAGTAGAGCAACCAAAAGTTGGCCTGCTGAATATAGGGGAAGAATCGAGCAAAGGCAATGATTTAGCCTTAGCTACCTATCAATTATTAGAAAATAACAAAACCATTCCTTTTATCGGTAATGCTGAAGGCAGAGACGTGCTTTCGGGTCGCTTTGATGTGATCGTTTGTGACGGTTTTGTCGGTAATGTTCTCTTAAAATTTGCTGAAGCAGTAGGAGAAATTGTCTTACAAATTATGCGAGAAGAATTACCCCAAGGGTGGCGTGGAATTTTAGGAACAGCTATCCTCAAACCCAACCTGAAAAAACTTAAACAACGGATCGATCACGCCGAACACGGAGGGGCCTTATTATTAGGGGTCGCTGGTGTTTGCATTATTAGTCATGGTAGCTCTTATGGTCCATCGATTTTTAATGCCATTCGTTTAGCCAAAGAAGCGATCGATCATCAAGTCTTAGATCGGATAAAAGCTTCTCAAGAAAATCCTACTCCCGATAGTGTTCAAGCTTCGGTGGAAAAATAA
- the map gene encoding type I methionyl aminopeptidase, whose protein sequence is MNFLTNLFSAPQSTQTKIKETQQIGLPRTKKGRRRVQIKSPEEIRIMRQSSLIVATVLKEIQEIVKPGMTTGDLDNYAEQRIREMGAKPSFKGYYGFPGSICASINHEVVHGIPNAKRRIRRGDVLKVDTGAYYQGYHGDSCITIAVDKVSSKTARLIRAAEEALYAGISQVKVGNDLLDIAGAIEDVVKKYGYSVVEDYTGHGVGQNLHEEPPVFNYRTKEIPNIKLKEGMTLAIEPIVNQGSKYTKTLRDRWTVVTVDNGLSAQFEHTVLVTATGCEILTDRTHLS, encoded by the coding sequence ATGAATTTTTTGACTAATCTTTTTTCTGCTCCTCAATCAACCCAAACAAAAATCAAAGAAACACAACAAATTGGATTGCCCAGGACGAAAAAAGGTCGTCGAAGAGTACAGATTAAATCCCCTGAAGAAATCAGAATTATGCGTCAATCTTCTTTGATTGTGGCCACAGTCCTCAAAGAAATTCAAGAGATCGTTAAACCAGGAATGACCACAGGAGATTTAGATAATTATGCAGAACAAAGAATCAGAGAAATGGGAGCAAAACCCAGTTTTAAAGGGTATTATGGATTTCCTGGATCGATTTGTGCCAGCATTAATCATGAAGTGGTTCATGGTATTCCTAATGCTAAAAGAAGAATTCGCCGGGGGGATGTTTTAAAAGTAGATACGGGAGCTTATTATCAAGGCTATCATGGGGATTCTTGTATTACCATTGCCGTGGATAAAGTCTCTTCTAAAACTGCTCGTTTAATTCGAGCAGCAGAAGAAGCATTATATGCAGGAATTAGCCAAGTAAAAGTCGGAAATGATTTGTTAGATATTGCAGGAGCCATTGAAGATGTGGTTAAAAAATACGGCTATTCTGTAGTAGAAGATTATACCGGTCATGGAGTAGGACAAAACTTACACGAAGAACCCCCAGTGTTTAATTATCGTACTAAAGAAATTCCCAATATTAAACTAAAAGAAGGGATGACTTTAGCCATCGAACCGATTGTGAATCAGGGGTCAAAATATACCAAAACCTTACGCGATCGCTGGACTGTCGTAACAGTCGATAATGGTTTATCCGCACAGTTTGAACACACCGTATTAGTAACAGCAACCGGCTGCGAAATCTTAACGGATAGAACTCATCTTAGTTAA
- a CDS encoding DnaJ C-terminal domain-containing protein has product MDYKDYYATLGINKNASADEIKKAFRKLAVKYHPDRNPDDKQAEERFKEISEAYEVLSDPEKRKKYDQFGQYWKQAGQSTWPGAGTNVDMGGFDFSQYGNFEEFINELLGRFSTPGGARTRSYSYSSPGAGYSTNFNDFGGGFGTQTPAPDREATLKLTFSEAFRGVQKRLNLGNEIIDVRIPPGAKNGSRIRVRGKGSSSPYSQNRGDLYLNVELTPHNFFKFEEDNLVCEVPITPDEAVLGTTIDVPTPDGMVTVKVPPGIRSGQSLRLRGKGWVKPKDGRGDQFVKVTIDTPQNLSETERNYYEKIRDSRTYEPRKHLQQISL; this is encoded by the coding sequence ATGGATTACAAAGATTACTATGCTACATTAGGCATCAATAAAAATGCCAGCGCAGATGAGATCAAAAAAGCCTTCCGCAAATTAGCGGTAAAGTATCATCCTGACAGAAACCCTGATGATAAGCAAGCTGAAGAACGTTTCAAAGAGATCAGCGAAGCTTATGAAGTATTGTCTGATCCTGAAAAACGGAAAAAATATGACCAGTTTGGCCAATATTGGAAGCAAGCTGGCCAAAGCACTTGGCCCGGGGCAGGTACGAACGTAGATATGGGAGGTTTTGATTTCAGCCAATATGGTAACTTTGAAGAATTTATCAATGAATTATTAGGACGTTTTTCTACCCCAGGCGGTGCGAGAACGAGAAGTTATAGTTATAGTAGTCCAGGGGCAGGCTACAGTACCAATTTTAATGACTTTGGCGGTGGGTTTGGAACTCAGACACCGGCCCCAGATCGAGAAGCTACCCTAAAACTGACGTTTTCTGAAGCGTTTCGGGGAGTACAAAAACGTCTTAACCTAGGCAATGAGATCATTGACGTACGCATTCCACCAGGGGCAAAAAATGGTAGTCGTATCCGTGTTCGGGGGAAAGGGTCCAGTAGTCCCTATAGTCAAAATAGAGGGGATTTGTATCTTAACGTAGAATTAACTCCCCATAATTTCTTTAAGTTTGAAGAGGATAACCTAGTGTGTGAAGTCCCCATAACCCCTGATGAAGCGGTTTTAGGAACCACCATAGATGTACCTACCCCTGATGGTATGGTAACGGTTAAAGTTCCTCCTGGTATTCGGTCTGGCCAGTCCTTACGACTTCGGGGGAAGGGATGGGTAAAGCCAAAAGATGGTAGAGGGGATCAATTTGTCAAAGTTACCATTGATACACCCCAAAATCTCAGCGAGACAGAACGAAACTATTATGAAAAAATTCGGGATAGTCGGACTTATGAACCCCGTAAACATCTACAACAGATTAGTTTATAA
- a CDS encoding S-(hydroxymethyl)glutathione dehydrogenase/class III alcohol dehydrogenase: protein MDVQAAVALEAGKKLSIETVQLEGPKEGEVLVEIKATGVCHTDAYTLSGKDPEGLFPAILGHEGAGIVVEVGEGVKSLKKGDHVIPLYIPECRQCEYCLSLKTNLCQAVRGTQGRGLMPDGTSRFSLDGREIFHYMGTSTFANYTVVPEIALAKIREDAPFDKVCYIGCGVTTGIGAVINTAKVEPGAKVVVFGLGGIGLNVIQGAKMVGADMIIGVDINPEKRELAEKFGMTHFVNPKEIDGDIVACLVDLTNGGADYSFECIGNVQVMRQALECCHKGWGVATIIGVAGAGEEISTRPFQLVTGRVWKGTAFGGARGRTDVPKIVDWYMDGKINIDDLITHVMPIDQINNAFDLMHKGESIRSVITF, encoded by the coding sequence ATGGATGTTCAAGCTGCTGTCGCCTTGGAAGCTGGAAAAAAGCTAAGTATTGAAACCGTACAACTAGAAGGCCCCAAAGAGGGAGAAGTTTTAGTGGAAATTAAAGCCACAGGGGTTTGTCATACCGATGCTTATACTCTTTCTGGAAAAGATCCAGAAGGCTTGTTTCCCGCTATTTTAGGCCATGAAGGGGCTGGTATCGTTGTCGAGGTAGGAGAGGGAGTTAAAAGTTTGAAAAAAGGGGATCATGTCATTCCTCTCTACATTCCCGAATGTCGTCAATGTGAATATTGTTTGAGTTTAAAAACCAATCTTTGTCAAGCGGTACGAGGAACCCAAGGCCGGGGTTTAATGCCCGATGGAACCAGTCGCTTTTCTCTTGATGGGCGTGAAATTTTCCACTATATGGGGACTTCTACCTTTGCGAACTATACCGTTGTCCCTGAAATTGCCCTGGCTAAAATCCGAGAAGATGCCCCTTTTGATAAGGTTTGTTACATTGGTTGTGGGGTAACCACTGGCATTGGCGCAGTAATCAATACCGCTAAGGTTGAACCTGGAGCTAAAGTGGTGGTTTTTGGCTTAGGAGGCATTGGCTTAAACGTCATTCAAGGAGCGAAAATGGTTGGGGCTGATATGATTATCGGAGTGGATATTAACCCCGAAAAACGTGAACTTGCTGAAAAGTTTGGCATGACTCACTTTGTTAACCCTAAAGAGATAGATGGGGATATTGTGGCTTGTTTAGTTGATTTAACCAATGGTGGGGCTGACTATAGTTTTGAATGTATCGGTAATGTTCAGGTGATGCGACAAGCCTTAGAATGTTGTCATAAAGGATGGGGGGTGGCCACCATCATTGGGGTCGCTGGTGCAGGAGAAGAAATTAGTACCCGTCCTTTTCAATTAGTCACAGGACGGGTTTGGAAAGGGACTGCTTTTGGTGGGGCTAGAGGCCGAACTGATGTACCCAAAATTGTAGATTGGTATATGGACGGGAAAATTAATATTGATGATTTAATTACCCATGTGATGCCCATAGATCAGATTAATAATGCCTTTGACTTGATGCACAAAGGGGAATCGATTCGCAGTGTGATTACATTCTAA
- a CDS encoding transglutaminase-like domain-containing protein — translation MISDTLLSVSPQQQFNVATIRPIAASEIHGIAFYNNKLYALDNRNGYLLEVDPITHNTKVINSNNWEEFIGATGLAIADNQLWFTSRYSVYYCNLDDPNFNCTLFVRLSDPVNGVAIYKSTVYISSQKAGTISVFNRENAQEITRLYAPGIGVENITIKGEELWVSDTLEQSVYCLDRATGKQKFSLLTPFECPTGISFYHDPNSDQEILYVSYVNHEPYIRDNPNADPNHELLYRIETFIHPLYFRYYPDDHYALSNGYLVEMSYVEELAPLDPIELNNLEWRIALPAETHRQKVRKVEAIGRPFTEIIENGQRVAVFKFDTLTENTRCIFGWKALIEVWGIKYNLSPRDCETVPEMPSEYSDRYLVDNDNLAMDTEIIQRAAAEAVGRETNLLRKIYSIRNYVYDRLSYGIKPHIDTPDIALRRGVGSCGEYVGVLLALFRLNGIACRTVGRYKCPASALVRHLPLKPDYNHVWLEFYIPGIGWLPMESNPDDIYEGGPYPTRFFMGLAWYHAEMSKGVPFERLMIDGVVLNKQQVSIGNLAINHVQFTILEECSP, via the coding sequence ATGATTTCTGATACTCTTTTATCTGTCTCCCCACAACAACAGTTTAATGTTGCAACTATTCGCCCCATTGCAGCCTCAGAAATTCATGGAATTGCTTTCTATAACAATAAATTATATGCCTTGGATAATCGCAACGGTTATCTATTAGAAGTCGATCCCATTACTCACAATACAAAAGTTATTAATAGTAATAACTGGGAAGAGTTTATCGGGGCGACTGGATTGGCGATCGCCGATAATCAATTGTGGTTTACTTCCCGTTATAGCGTTTATTATTGTAACTTAGATGATCCCAATTTCAACTGTACACTATTTGTCCGACTCTCTGATCCTGTAAACGGTGTTGCTATCTATAAATCAACGGTTTATATTTCCTCCCAAAAAGCCGGAACCATTTCCGTTTTTAATCGAGAAAATGCCCAAGAAATTACCCGTTTATACGCCCCAGGAATTGGGGTTGAAAATATTACCATTAAAGGGGAAGAATTATGGGTTAGCGATACCCTAGAACAAAGCGTTTATTGTTTAGATCGGGCAACGGGGAAACAAAAATTTAGTTTATTAACCCCCTTTGAATGTCCTACTGGCATTAGCTTTTATCATGATCCCAACAGCGATCAAGAGATTTTATATGTCTCCTATGTCAATCATGAACCCTATATTCGGGATAATCCTAACGCCGATCCTAACCACGAACTCCTCTATCGTATCGAAACCTTTATCCATCCTTTATATTTTCGCTATTATCCCGATGATCATTATGCCCTCTCTAATGGTTATCTGGTGGAAATGTCCTACGTTGAAGAGTTAGCCCCCCTTGATCCCATCGAACTGAACAATTTAGAATGGCGTATTGCCCTACCGGCCGAAACTCACCGTCAAAAAGTTCGTAAAGTCGAAGCCATTGGCCGACCCTTCACCGAAATCATCGAAAATGGTCAACGGGTGGCCGTGTTTAAATTTGACACTTTAACCGAGAATACCCGTTGTATTTTTGGCTGGAAAGCGTTAATCGAAGTATGGGGCATTAAATATAATTTAAGTCCCCGTGACTGTGAAACCGTACCAGAAATGCCCTCAGAGTATAGCGATCGCTATTTAGTGGATAATGATAACTTAGCGATGGATACAGAGATTATTCAACGGGCCGCAGCCGAAGCAGTGGGACGAGAAACCAATCTTCTCAGAAAAATTTATAGTATTCGTAACTACGTCTATGATCGCCTATCTTATGGCATTAAACCCCATATTGATACCCCCGATATTGCCCTCAGACGAGGTGTAGGGTCCTGTGGAGAATATGTAGGGGTCTTACTGGCCTTATTTCGTTTAAATGGCATTGCCTGTCGTACCGTCGGCCGTTATAAATGTCCGGCTTCTGCTTTAGTTCGCCATCTCCCCTTAAAACCAGACTATAATCATGTTTGGCTGGAGTTTTATATTCCTGGAATTGGCTGGTTGCCTATGGAATCTAACCCCGATGATATTTACGAAGGGGGTCCTTATCCCACACGGTTTTTTATGGGGTTAGCTTGGTATCATGCAGAAATGAGTAAAGGGGTTCCCTTTGAACGATTAATGATTGATGGTGTTGTCCTAAATAAGCAACAGGTTTCTATTGGCAATTTGGCTATTAATCATGTACAGTTCACCATTTTAGAGGAATGTTCCCCTTGA
- a CDS encoding Uma2 family endonuclease, translated as MLETKPKFKSFEDYLAYEDDNNKWYELFNGELIEMPPESGINVQIGIFLILQFSRFIDYRQIRGQGLELEVRGEPRNRYPDLTIIREEHINLLAKRNTICLFMPPPLLVVEIVSPGELQKHRDYIAKRIQYQDCGIPEYWIIDPENQTILVLELKDKTYVELGEFSENSKIKSPQFSQLDLFVSQLFQNLIGD; from the coding sequence ATGTTAGAAACTAAACCTAAGTTCAAAAGCTTTGAGGACTATTTAGCTTACGAAGATGATAATAATAAATGGTATGAATTATTTAATGGAGAATTAATTGAGATGCCTCCAGAATCAGGAATTAATGTACAAATTGGAATCTTTTTAATTCTTCAGTTTTCTCGATTTATTGATTATCGTCAGATTCGAGGTCAAGGATTAGAATTAGAAGTGAGAGGGGAACCAAGAAACCGTTATCCTGACCTTACCATAATTCGAGAAGAACATATCAATTTATTAGCAAAACGTAACACGATTTGTTTGTTTATGCCTCCTCCTTTATTAGTAGTAGAAATTGTCAGTCCTGGGGAGTTACAAAAACATAGAGATTATATTGCAAAACGGATACAATATCAAGATTGTGGCATCCCTGAATATTGGATTATTGACCCTGAAAACCAAACTATATTAGTTTTAGAGTTGAAGGACAAGACTTATGTTGAACTAGGGGAATTTTCAGAAAATAGTAAAATTAAATCCCCTCAATTTTCTCAATTAGATTTGTTTGTATCACAGCTTTTTCAAAATTTGATAGGTGATTAA
- a CDS encoding nucleotidyltransferase family protein, producing MKLKQLLFKKRKEILRIAAKHGAYNIRIFGSVARGEDNENSDIDFLIDYDLSKTSSWFPMGLIVELETLLKHKVDIATDDSLHEFIRDKILEEAIKL from the coding sequence ATGAAGCTTAAACAATTATTATTCAAAAAACGAAAGGAAATTCTTAGGATTGCAGCCAAACATGGGGCGTATAATATTCGGATTTTTGGTTCTGTTGCGAGGGGAGAAGATAACGAAAATAGCGATATTGATTTTTTAATTGATTATGATTTATCTAAAACAAGTTCTTGGTTTCCGATGGGTTTAATTGTAGAGTTAGAGACTTTATTAAAGCATAAAGTTGATATAGCAACGGATGATTCTTTACATGAGTTTATCCGTGATAAAATACTTGAAGAGGCAATTAAATTATGA
- a CDS encoding DUF86 domain-containing protein, with amino-acid sequence MKDSRIYLIHIRDCLARIKDYTAEGKQVFFEDLKTQDAVIRNLEIMSESVNKLPSQWTEAYPNMKWEEIRGLRNRLAHEYLNVNLKIIWDIIENDLPDFEVTIEAIAQQFWNS; translated from the coding sequence ATGAAAGACTCTCGTATTTATTTAATTCATATTCGAGATTGTCTAGCTAGAATTAAAGATTATACTGCTGAAGGAAAGCAGGTATTTTTTGAGGATTTGAAAACCCAAGATGCTGTTATTAGAAATCTTGAGATAATGAGTGAATCTGTGAATAAGTTACCGTCTCAATGGACGGAAGCTTATCCAAATATGAAATGGGAGGAAATTAGAGGTTTACGTAATCGTTTAGCTCACGAATATCTCAATGTTAATCTTAAGATAATTTGGGATATTATTGAAAATGATTTACCAGACTTTGAGGTAACTATAGAAGCGATCGCACAACAATTTTGGAATAGTTAA